The Shewanella japonica genome has a window encoding:
- a CDS encoding nuclear transport factor 2 family protein: MTDSSAQTLSNKQKAVAVISSIETGEQTAIGYINPEKYIQHNLAVADGLAGFGAVLQQLPKGSAKAKVKRAFQDGDYTFTHTEYNFFGPKVGFDVFRFEEGKIVEHWDNLQAIAPANPSGRTQLDGATEVTDLDKTDSNKAIVADFVATILMKGDMSKINQFIDNDDNAYIQHNPAIADGLSGLGKALGELAAANMPMVVSKNHKILGEGNFVLSISEGTFMNQHVAFYDLFRLDNGKIVEHWDTIETIPAQTEWQNNNGKFGF, encoded by the coding sequence ATGACAGACTCAAGCGCACAAACATTATCTAATAAGCAAAAAGCTGTAGCGGTTATATCAAGTATCGAAACGGGCGAGCAAACAGCGATTGGTTACATCAATCCAGAAAAGTATATCCAACATAACTTAGCTGTTGCCGACGGATTAGCAGGGTTCGGGGCTGTACTGCAGCAACTCCCAAAAGGAAGTGCAAAAGCCAAAGTTAAACGTGCATTTCAAGATGGTGATTACACCTTCACTCACACAGAATATAACTTTTTTGGTCCCAAAGTAGGTTTTGATGTATTTCGCTTTGAAGAAGGTAAAATTGTTGAGCACTGGGATAACCTGCAAGCAATCGCCCCCGCTAATCCAAGTGGTAGAACGCAGCTCGACGGTGCGACTGAAGTAACCGATTTAGATAAAACTGATTCGAATAAAGCGATTGTTGCTGATTTTGTCGCAACCATATTAATGAAAGGTGATATGAGCAAGATTAATCAATTTATTGATAATGATGACAATGCTTATATTCAACACAACCCAGCAATTGCAGACGGCCTTAGTGGCTTAGGTAAAGCGTTAGGTGAACTTGCTGCTGCGAATATGCCTATGGTGGTCAGTAAAAACCATAAAATACTCGGAGAAGGTAACTTTGTATTATCGATTAGTGAAGGAACCTTTATGAATCAACACGTTGCTTTTTACGATTTATTTCGCTTAGATAACGGTAAAATCGTTGAACATTGGGACACCATTGAAACCATTCCCGCTCAAACAGAGTGGCAAAACAATAACGGTAAATTCGGCTTTTAA
- a CDS encoding AraC family transcriptional regulator — translation MNIPDIGFNHQQSDEEELEIIDLASLYQRANIDHDPRLPHKVNFFMLIYIEQGEGVHMIDFNDYPFCAGSVLLVQREQVHAFDFSTNPQGKVLIFTQAFLDQVHANMRLPKYTPTHLNQQHSPLLKLDKQTYQRTRLLLEQITIEFNHQQTDPLIVMYLFSALALILHRLRPAAKHDNMSLEQNVKLARFFELMQQHFRKTRDASWYANQVNTTYKTLNHICKLATGLTAKQMIDAFTVIEIKRHIVISKKPSQQVAYDFGFDDASNFVKYFKNQTNITPSQFLKQVG, via the coding sequence TTGAATATACCCGATATTGGCTTTAACCATCAGCAATCAGATGAGGAAGAACTTGAGATAATTGATCTTGCATCATTATATCAAAGAGCCAATATCGACCACGACCCACGGCTTCCTCATAAAGTGAACTTCTTTATGCTCATTTATATTGAGCAAGGCGAAGGCGTTCACATGATTGATTTCAATGATTACCCTTTCTGTGCAGGCTCTGTCTTACTGGTTCAGCGAGAACAGGTTCATGCATTTGATTTTTCTACTAATCCGCAAGGTAAAGTGCTTATTTTCACACAGGCATTTTTAGATCAAGTCCATGCCAATATGCGCTTACCTAAATACACCCCAACACACCTTAACCAACAGCACTCACCACTATTAAAACTTGATAAACAAACTTACCAGCGAACCCGTTTATTGCTTGAGCAAATCACTATTGAGTTTAATCATCAACAAACTGATCCTCTCATCGTTATGTATCTGTTCTCAGCGCTGGCATTGATATTACATCGATTAAGGCCTGCTGCGAAACATGACAACATGTCATTAGAGCAAAATGTAAAACTTGCACGCTTTTTTGAGTTAATGCAGCAACACTTCCGGAAAACTCGAGATGCAAGCTGGTATGCCAACCAAGTTAATACCACTTATAAAACCTTAAATCACATTTGTAAGTTGGCAACAGGATTAACCGCTAAACAAATGATTGATGCTTTTACTGTTATAGAGATAAAACGACATATAGTCATCAGTAAAAAGCCTTCTCAGCAAGTTGCTTATGATTTTGGTTTTGACGATGCCAGCAATTTTGTTAAGTACTTTAAAAATCAAACTAATATCACACCAAGTCAGTTTTTAAAGCAGGTTGGATAA